A genomic stretch from Hemibagrus wyckioides isolate EC202008001 linkage group LG02, SWU_Hwy_1.0, whole genome shotgun sequence includes:
- the drd5a gene encoding D(1) dopamine receptor — translation MRNQSEPDEEDGEDGRRDLALRVLTGCALSALVLCTLFGNVLVCAAVLRFRHLRSKVTNTFIVSLAVSDLLVAVLVMPWKAVAEVAGFWPFGAFCDIWVTFDIMCSTASILNLCVISVDRYWAISSPFRYERKMTQRAAFVMIGVTWTLSVLISFIPIQLNWHKASSGAEIVRGFNGTGTTARALTDSEQNNCDSSLNREYAISSSLVSFYIPVAIMIVTYTRIYRIAQMQIGRIASLERAAEHAQSCRTGSRALVCQHQQQQHSTLKTSINRETKVLKTLSVIMGVFVCCWLPFFILNCMVPFCARRRENSGDRRAGLPCVSETTFDVFVWFGWTNSSLNPVIYAFNAEFRRAFASLLGCRRLCANTQVETVNISNEFVSYNHDTLVHKEIADAYVNIIPNVVECTDHEDTFDRISQLSRQEEEEEEEDVVVTDSAEISLGRLTPFSRNGIR, via the coding sequence ATGCGGAACCAGAGCGAGCCGGATGAGGAGGACGGAGAGGACGGCCGCCGCGATCTGGCGCTGCGCGTGCTGACAGGATGCGCTCTCTCGGCGCTCGTGCTGTGCACGCTCTTCGGCAATGTGCTGGTGTGCGCGGCCGTGCTACGCTTCCGCCACCTGCGCTCCAAGGTCACCAACACATTCATCGTGTCCCTCGCGGTGTCTGACCTTCTCGTGGCCGTGCTCGTGATGCCATGGAAAGCCGTGGCGGAAGTAGCGGGGTTTTGGCCGTTTGGCGCATTCTGTGACATCTGGGTCACGTTTGACATCATGTGCTCCACAGCATCCATCCTCAATCTGTGCGTGATCAGCGTGGACAGGTACTGGGCCATCTCCAGCCCCTTTCGATACGAGCGCAAGATGACCCAGCGCGCCGCATTTGTCATGATCGGCGTCACGTGGACTTTATCCGTGCTCATCTCGTTCATACCGATACAGCTAAACTGGCACAAGGCCAGCAGCGGAGCAGAGATCGTGCGAGGTTTTAACGGCACCGGCACCACAGCGCGCGCTCTGACGGACTCGGAACAGAACAACTGCGACTCGAGTTTAAACCGGGAGTACGCCATCTCCTCGTCGCTTGTGAGCTTCTACATCCCCGTAGCGATCATGATCGTGACCTACACCCGGATCTACCGCATCGCACAGATGCAGATAGGCCGAATCGCGTCGTTGGAGCGCGCGGCGGAACACGCGCAGAGCTGCAGGACCGGCAGCCGTGCGCTGGTGTgccagcaccaacaacagcaacacAGCACTCTCAAAACGTCCATCAACCGCGAGACCAAAGTGCTCAAGACCCTGTCCGTGATCAtgggcgtgtttgtgtgttgctggCTTCCGTTCTTCATCCTCAACTGCATGGTCCCGTTCTGCGCGCGGCGTAGAGAGAACAGTGGCGACAGGCGCGCGGGCCTGCCGTGCGTTAGCGAGACGACCTTCGACGTGTTCGTGTGGTTCGGCTGGACTAACTCGTCGCTCAACCCGGTGATCTACGCGTTCAACGCCGAGTTCCGGAGAGCCTTCGCGAGCCTGTTGGGCTGCCGGCGCCTGTGCGCAAACACGCAGGTGGAGACCGTGAACATCAGCAACGAGTTCGTGTCCTACAACCACGACACGCTGGTGCACAAAGAGATCGCCGATGCGTATGTAAACATCATCCCCAACGTGGTGGAGTGCACGGACCACGAGGACACCTTCGACCGAATATCGCAGCTCTCGCgccaggaggaagaggaggaagaggaggatgttGTGGTCACGGACTCGGCGGAAATCAGCTTGGGTAGACTGACACCTTTCAGCCGGAACGGAATCCGCTGA